Below is a window of Bombus pyrosoma isolate SC7728 linkage group LG14, ASM1482585v1, whole genome shotgun sequence DNA.
AAAAAGCGAGCAGAAGAAATCGGTacaaggagagaaagaaagggagaaagtgTCGAGAGTGGCTCcaagaaggaggaaaagaggGTAGCTTCGACTCTGGACTGGCTGCAAAGGCCTCCTGCAATGAATCAACTTATTTAAGGGTAGTTGGATTTCGCGAGTCGATGCACGACTACGAGCCACCCCACTATCCCCCTCCCTAACTCCCTTCTTCTTCAACACAGCACGCCTCGTAGAATGATTTATAGTTTTCCTTCCGTGGCCACCCATCCGTCCTCCCCTCGCGCCACCCCTCGCGCAAACAGCACCCCTCTGCCAAATGTACGCAAAATAGTCGGAATTTGTTCGGCACCATCCTGACTAAAGTAAAATGCTGGTGTATATACGAGGCTAACGGAACTGCTCGATTGTGAAGCGCACTGTATTCTCCGTTAAAGTATTTGGAAATGAACGAATCGCGACAGTTACAATTATTCAGTACTTTATAATACAAAGGATAAGACAAAGAGACGTTAGCGCTATGTTTAGTTCTGTTTAATCAATTTCGCGTCTACAAGTCTGCACCTTGCACGAATAAACTAAAGACGAAGAAAGTCGAGGCtcagaaatatagaaaattaaagatattctAAATTTTTGGAGAAATTTGCACGATCGAAACCTCCCTCGTTGAATTCCTTTACTCCTGGGCTTTTCAACAATGCGCATATGACACCACGTGTCCCATTAATCGTTGCTTCGAACGTTATTTGTATCGTTAACGCACTTCGGTaggttaattgaaaaatataaataagcaGCGACAATCGAAAGAAATTGGGGAAGAATCGTTGCAGTTTGCACGAGACCCGTTCGAGGACGGCTTAAGGTTcgctaaataattattaatgatcGTCAGGGTGAAAGTGTGACTCTGATCGTGTTGACACTGCATTGTAAGCCGCAGACAATGCTATGGTGGCTTTCTGAAGCGTGTGGCTATGGGTTTGATGGAGGAGCAGCGCGATGGCGGCGCGGAGGGCAGGGTCCGTAATTAATAACTTGGAATTGATTAAGGTGTCAGATAAGTCCATGGAGACGGTGGTTCGTGGCTCTTTCTCCCCTTCTCCGGTCGCCTCTCTTTCTTCATCGGTGCGACGCGTTACgatatgattaataatttcgagATAACGCCGCGCCGTCCCAGCGTCCTTGTCCCTTTGAGAGGGGCCGATTTGCGTCCCCACTTACGGCCTCATAAATGACTAATTATTCTCACTGTCCTCGCTGGTTTCTGACCGCTCTGCTAAAAAGGCAAAATCAGAACGTTCGACTCGGTTTTCAGGACACAATTTTTCTGTTAATGCTTTTCGTACCACACCGTTCTATCGAATTATCGCTCCAAGTACTACAGCACAATCGAAGTATCTCCTTTCCACTGAAGATACTCAAAGGACAATacgtttagaaatttcatacgtTTAAGAAGATCCATGGTTTCATCGCGTTGCAACGCAAAGTTTAGGGACCAAAGGAACTGTCTCTGCTATGTCGAGAccaataaaaaagaaggtgCTCTTTCTCGATAGAAGTTGAGCGATCGTCTATGCAAATACCTAATCCTTTCACAGATCCATCCAGGTGACGTTGACGGATTGGTGGAGGACTTTGTTCAGAGGCAGCTCCAACAGATTGCAATCCGCGACACCATTTGTTTCCCCTGAGACGCGAGGAGCTTCCTGCCGCGCCGGTGGGAAGGCCTCGTCGAGAACGATTAACGGGTCTTCGTTAATTGCTAATAAAGAGAAACCCGGATGATGTACCTTTCAACATAAAATACTGGAAAGATCGAACAGTATACACGTTTGTCTCAAACTGACTTCACAACAGTTTGTTTCAACGTGTACAGCTAATGGAAGAGATATAGGGAAGTAATAAAACTGGTTAGAAACTAAGATTAATACGTTTAAAAACCTAAGATGGGAAGGTTTCTGATACGTGcgcaattaaaatatccatTTGTCTTCGAAGTTTGAATTTTCGTGTGTAAATTATCGCGAACGGAAAATCCACAGGGAGATTTTTCGATAATGACCACCGCGAAAAAAGGGGTATGAAGGATTAATCACCCAGAGATGCGAGAAAAGACAATGGCACGGgtgtggaaaaatattttctaccttttccCTTGCTCGACAAAGGGTAAAGTATCTACGACGAATCCGGAGTAACATTTTCGCTGGCTACAAAATGGATggaacgtgaaataaaattctgcgGACATTCTTTGAATAACTATCTTCGATCGTTTctattaagaaaattctacGTTCTATCGGAATTTCGTATCTAAGAAAGGAAAGACGTTCTTACGAAATTATCGACTTTCCAAATATTCACATAACATATTAGCTTCGTCACTTATATGAAACAGAACTTTTATAAAGATCTAAATAAGCTACCTAAGAAAATTGTGAAGGCCGCTttcattacaaatttatttatctgacACTCGTAGAAAATGCAACCTAAAATGTACTTtattgtagaataatttattaattgaattatcaaCAGCAGCTAATTTCTCCGTGAATCCctaaataaagtataaatatacaagtaaTGTCTGACGGAAGAACTTTccgtaatataaaatattatcaagaaaaatgtatcaataaaaattgcggaagaaaaagagagaaacaagaACGAAATGATTTTCAAAGTTAAAGTGCTACTTATAATAGTCAGGCCTCGTTAAAATTTGATTGCATCGATACGCGTTACGAGCGCTTTTACAAGCACCTAATTAGACTTCTCGTCCTTCTcctgttattttaaatacttagcaagagaagagaggaggacCACTTGTTTCTGGTTTTCACACCCCTTTAGCATGTACCGAAATCAAGCGTGACATGACACACGCTGTAATCCGCGTAAAGGGTTGATCCCAGTTTAGCCGGCTGTCCGTAAACCGTGGAACCCGCGGGACTTAAGCCCAGGCAAATTTGAATCCGTCAATCTTGAGTATCCAGGAGGAAGCATATAATCATCCCACACGCTCGTAACACCCGTCCAGACATTAAAATCGCTTTTTTTACCACCAGTGTCGGAAAGATTTAATCCCTATTTTGGGACAAATGATAATTTCAACTGAACCAACATTGACACTACGAATAAATGATATAAGAGAATTTTGTTACATcatatcgataataaaatctttttcgaGGACTCAAAATtcatactatattatattacattttgtttcatataaaCTATCTATCCCAAGCTGATTCATTTTCGCAGCATCGTTGTTCgcaaaatttactaaattttatgCTTCTACAGTGACAAATAAGTACATCGATATCTGATCCACAAGTcattaattaagttaaaaatatatggaacaaattttctacgaaacaaCGTTCTATCGAAGACAAACAGCGATAAATCGTTCGCACAGATGCGTCCTCGATCTTCGTTGGAACTGGTAATTAGGCGTGCGAGGAGGCAAGTGGAACGCGGGGAACACGATTGGGAGAGATCGTGAAGGAAAGCGGGCCGGAAAAGGGAGAGTAAAAGACGAAATTGCTCGATGGCCGATGAGCGTCGAATAAGGCGAAACGGTATTAAGACGGCGTGGCGAGGCCAGTTTCCTCGAGGCTGATGTATCATTTGCCGGCGGGTCGTTAGGCGGTTTCAATTAGTTTTCCACGCTGCTCTCCTGGCCCAGCGTCTACATGAGTATGGGGGAGAGACCAGCGCAGCCCTTAATCGCACAGTCCAGTTTTTTCTCATAATTAGGAAAAGCTCGTTAATGCGTCCCTACTATCTTCttcctccctctttctttctcctcttctcgCTGTTTCCCTGTGTGTCAGTTTTCGTTACATATCTACTTACTCTTATTACTGTGAGGGACACTGATCTTTCAAGATTCAAGAACTCAGATCTTTTCAACttggaatttgaaaaaattctatgaatttgtttcattattatgTATAGTAAGATAAAAATGTCTTTTGAAAAACAACTCCCTCTCtctcaagtttgaatattgataatattattttcgtattgAATACTTTTCTACTAATTAAGTATATAAATCCATCTGTTGGTTTCCTTTGCTTTGAATAAGGAGAAATATTAGAGACATAGAAATATTGACTTTtatcctctttcttctcttttttcctttcttcctctatcgtctttcttccttcccttTCAAACCTGCTTCTGTGTCCTACACTTCCTCCCCCGCCCCTCTATTCTTTCCtcgaaatatggaaatttctCACATTCGTACAAACATATATGATATAAGTGCTATCCGTATATATAATTCCTATATTCAGAAGTCCGAATCATAgagcatattttattttaaaacatgcAATATTAAGTTTACTAATTCATATGTTTACTGTTGCAAATTTTAGCAGACATAAGATATTTTGAGagcgatatttcaaaatatgtagTATAAAGTACCCTAAGATATACGATTTAGTCTCATtcgaaatacatttatatatatatcgttactgtgtaatttaatacgaattttaaataaagcgTTTTATATCGTTCATTTGTCATAATTgttcaatgaaattgaataggctaaaaatattgaaaacacACAAATAATCAGACTTACCGAATGAAGGAACGCCAACTGTCCAAAAAACCCTTCTCGacgatataaaatgttttttctgGATCTTCACACTTCAATATTTCGTTCCTATTTCGGCCGTGATACAAGTCGTTTAACTCGTCCCTTTGTTGTTTGGCTTTTATCTTGTCGTCTTTTTTTGCTTTCTGCGCGTTCTCCATTTTCTCCTGAACAGTAAGATAGATCAATATACATGCACATAccaaaatgttttatctttattaaaatatacaaatatgtacGAAAAAGTACCTCACAAATCGAACATGACGCGGCACCAATAGAGTACTCCTTGGACTCtgggaaatattttcgaagtATCACCCAAGCTTCACGGGGTACTATTTTTCTTGTCGAATCTGGTGTCTTCAATGAACTGTGCTCACAAAGTAAATCTTCATTGAAATAGATTATGACTTCGTTCTCTTCACCTTCCACCGGTTCTTTCAATCCTTCACTTTCTTTACTTGTGCCACTTTTACTATCTTCCTGCGAGCCACTCGGATCTTGACAGTCTTCATCCTCAATTTCCTGCTCCATATCGTCCGTAAATTTTTCCATCGCAAGTCTTCGCCATGACCTCAGCGAATCAGCACCCACGATATAACTAGTCTCAGACCTGTTaccatgaaaataaaatttatttttcttttacaaaataatgcgttcgttttaaaattactattattacagGAGACTCACggttctttgaaatttcggACGAGTTCACTAACTTCCTTGTGATCACGTTCAAGCGATATCTTGAAACGAAGTAGCTTGTACCGACGTTTCACGCAAATTTCgcaaaaagaattttcatctAATCGCGGTCCTCCACGATATTTATCATAAAGTAAATCCGCAGCTGTGACAGGTATACACTTTGCACGATTCACTTTCAAGGGATCGAGTCGATAATGCGAACACATTAATGTAGAATTGTCTATTGGTGGTACTCCATCGACAGATAAGTGTCCATTGAGCCATTTTGATAACCAATCGTTTGGAATCCATTGATATGTGTCCCACGAAACTAtgttcgaaataatattatacacgtCTATGACAAGTTGTCTCTTTAAATTCTGATCTTCGATCTCCTTTTGCTACAAGAAACATCGTTGAGAATGCTTCTTAACTGATTAAACTCAATCTGTTGCTGTTATTAATACCTACTTTTTCTTGTTGAATAGCCAATAAGCTTAATTCGTGTTTCACATTCTCTTGCCTCACTAAGTCACGTAACGTTGTACTCACTTCCCAACTTTCAAACTCCATCTGTAAAGTAATATAATGCATCCATATGAATGTCcataagagaaataaaagaaaaactaaatatACCAACCTCTTCGTAAAAATCACGTTCCCCGCAACTCATAGCTCTATGCGCAGCACCATTTAACCGCTTGTAGTCCAATTTCACAACTTTTACAACTGGTTTCTTCATATCCATATCGAgcttattttctttattgtcGAATTCGTAATGTTTGCCATTTTGTTCATCAAAGGTAGAATCTGTGTTCACAGACTGTTCTATTGCAACATTTTTTGGAGATGCTTTCAAAGTTTCCATTTCCTGTTTGCTCTGCATATCaggtttcaatattttctcagaattatttatatcagaaACACCTGACATTGTATCGCATTTGTGTTTCTCTTCGTTTAATGAGTCTGATTTTTCTTGAGCTACTACAATTTTTTCCATAGctgttgtattattattactattggTTTCTCCATCTAGCTTTTTcaacttatttttctttgtactaCATGTTCGTTTTTCTGGGGTGACTTTCTTATAAACTAACATATACGCGGTATTAGAAGACAAAAATCCTTTCGGTATACGTCCCCGTTTTACTACCTTCGAATTCTctgtaatagaaaattctaactacattttatcgttttattaaataatttatttattacattataataaaatttgtactcACCACTAACACCATCCTCGATTCTTTTATTCTGCATTTTTTCCACTTTATCGTCACTAAATTGATACCATTCGCCATTTGAATTGCATATATTCGCAATATAGTGACCTGAATGTGCAGATGGGCCTTTATGACTTAAAACTGCGACGAGATTGTACAAATGAGTTTGTGGCGGACACCTAACATATTCTGACATATCGAGATCTTCCGGGAATTGTATAAAAGAATTCAACTTTCTTTTCTGCCCAGAATCCCTAACAAAGACAAAGTAACATATTCTATTAACATGATATATAACAATctaatagtataatataaacgtaataaaataaaagtacctATGAAACACAAAACgcattaattgtatatttaatgtttctgGAAGAGATTCCAAGCGTATAAACCGGCGCGCATCTTTTTTGTCATTGCAGGTAACGCAATGATACTGATTTGCTCCAGTCAATTGTTCCACAGATAAGTATTTCTCTACTGCCTCTTTCAGAGTGGCTGCGAGTTGTAGATCCAATTCGTAGAATGTAGTGGAGGTTGGATATTCAGTTCCGCATTTAGAGCAACTGCGTCAAACATAAAACTCGCGTTATTTAGACGGAATTAGCTTCTCTCGGTCAGATCAGTTGATCGCACCAGTCACCGCAGCGAGCAACGTGTCCTACCATGTTCTCATCGTCAAGATCATCAGCATCATCATCGTTTAGGACAATTCTCATTTGTTTTCCACTTCAGAAAACCCACCAATTGATATAGCTGTATTTTCCTTGGGTCAGCCTCTGCAGCATCTGCTTCAGTTCTGAGTTTTGTTGGAGTTTCCCTTCGATATGGCAGAGAAGTAGCTTGGAGAATTCCTGTGCATCCTGCTGAGTTCTAGTATCCAAAGACAATGCGATCGCGAGATTCATCGGATCGAGCAGACGACGATTTCCGAATTGCAtcattgcaaatatatattgcaACTGTCCTACTGCTGTCACTGGATGAAACGGTACTCCTTTCTTCTCAGCTTGACACACTGCTTCCCTTTCCTCTGGGTCTTCTGTGATATCCCACTTGTATATTATCCTCCTggaaatatacaatttcattttgtagtagatatttgcaaataaatgaagtataagctaaatattaatagtatcAATAAGTACATACCTCATATCTTCATTATGAAACCACATTTGAATTAAGCTATTAACATAACAAGTTGCACCTAAATTCTTTAGACCAACATATTGGGTAGGATCACGTAATTCAGATAAAGAACTTTCTAAAGGCATTACTTCTGCGGGTTGTGACTTCATGTACTTTTCTTCTCCTAATCCAGTCAAACATTGTGGATTATTTGTGCAATTACGTCTGTAaacaaatcatttattttaatatgatcgaaaagaatattatttcatatgaatatataatgttttaaataagtatataacTTACTTGCAATTTTTACATGCTTTTAATCCTATTCTATATGCAGTTTCCAAATGTATCCTTTCTATTTGGTCTAATACCACACTTTCTACCCAAGCCCATGCTAATTTGTCTAAATCAGTCTTTTTTGCTGGCGgcatttttatctaaaatattaaaaaacagataatatatttttagtaattaaattcaaatatttccatgttgatactttttatcttattttgattttatactAAAACTTTAcgcgaaattatattaaacacaATACATAtgtttcaaattcgatttattACATGTTCCATTTCGCGCCATGAGAAAATCACACAACactatagaataaaaataaaacgaaagtaccaaataaaataatcaattttgtaacacgtatattttcgaaagtttagtaatataaaaataatcgtaaataatGTATCGACTTAAAACTTAGTATTTAACAAATGAACAGTTTCGTATATCAAaaactatgtatgtatatactcACATAAAAGTACCGTACTGTTCCTGACTGTTGAGGTTATGAAAAATGCCGCTGCAAATGTTGTAAAGTACTGTGCTTCTTCTACAACATTATCTGACTGCGAAAAAAACTTATCACGTTTTCAAGCTTACTGAACTCAAGCATTCATCGACACCTTTCGTGAACAGATGAAAATGTATCATCAAAACACTCTAACCGTTTCTGGTATACACTGACCGCCATATGCAGTCGGCTTTGGTCTAGGCACGCGTCAAATCAATCGCTAAATAATTTCTCGAGTTTAagttaatatacatatatttttttgggATTTATTTactatgttatttattaaaaataaagcaataatCTTTCTCGaacaaacaatattaaatatgtttgcatatacataatagaaatttcataaatatcatttttgttatatcattttacataTGAACATACAAAAAGTAATCAACAAGAGAAACTTACCTGCACTGAGAATAGAAGattgaatattcttttattgaaACTACTAACACACagctatatttttatcattttataaatatattaaaaaatgtctgataataaaataggtaaatattatttgttgatttattagaaatataaataagatgaTAAGTAACGGaacatatttcttattttatttatagttacTACTGATATCCTGCTGGAATTTCTAGAAGTAGCATTTAATCACATTCTGTTCTTCAGAAATTTATATCCCAAggaaatatttgtgaaaaagaagatatacagcatatgtgtatatgtgtcTGAACATCCTGAGCTCAATGAATACATAAGAAATGTGTTAAATGCAATCAGAGAATTGATAAAAGAGGATGAAAATAGTGTTAGAGCGGTAAACCTGGTCTTctataacaaaaagaaagaaccaatcgaaaaatttgtctttGATCTTGTTAAATTGCAAGCAAATAGCACAGAGTATGTATGCTTGTGAAGAATCTTATAATGTCAGCATTATGTTATTGTCTgatctgaaatttattttagaaaagatCCATACTATCTAAAAACAGAAGAATCGTTGAGAACAATTTGTTTGAAACTATCCATGTGTGAATCTTATTTAAAACCATTGCCAGAAGATTCATCTTTCatcattgaaattaaaacatatgAAACTGCTCATGTaactttaaatgaaaatcCTTGTTGTGAAGATTTTCCATGGATTATCAATGAAGATGTCCCTGATATGACTAACAAGAATTTACTTCCATTGAAAACTATAAAAACAGAATGTCTAAATTTGCAGATGTATGTTattgaagatgaaaataagaaatgcataaattaattataattatatgtagcaatagattttatatttacattatgaTCATTAATAACTATCAATATcagttgtaaaatatttaatgttaatgtaaaatatctaaGATTGCAAAAATCTATTAAGAAACTTgcattgaaaatgtttggaaTTATTAGCTTCAAATATCAGAAACTAAAAAAAGCTACATTCACATACAGAAACAACTAAATATGTACCTACTGAGAGTATAAATTCTGATTCAAACTAACCGGTAGTGAACAGGGATATAGAATGAATAAGGTACTTCTATTTCCTATATTACACAGCCCCGCCCACTCTGTGACGTCATAGACGAGCAGTACGGACTATAAAAAGAGGATGTATCTTTTGATAAGAGTAGATATGTACATATCTCGTAAGTTACACCCCCTTGAATAAAATcggtaaaaaaaattaattaattacttacgGGATTAACTTATATGTATTCAGAATTGTTTAAATACCTGAATTAcatcaaaagaaaaatctagCAACTTTCATATAGTTCCGAAgaatacatttctttttaaacagaaaattatatattaacaagtgtagatatatgtatataacattcGATAAGAAGTTCGGCCTTAAATATGCAtcaaaaagttatttaaaaatcagttTCTACAGTGAAAATCCAAAAGTACACATATTTTGGTTTACGAGAGGAACAATCGATTAGTTTTCAGTAACGACTTAATTcattatgtaataatagaaCCATATGACTATACAGAGTTACTGGTAATTgatctttctctatctttcttttacaagTGGTACTACAGACATTATGGTGGGTGAAGATCTCCTTTCGCATCCTATGCCTCTGTTAACATTCAGCGATTTTTAGTCGAAATTATGCTTTCAATAATCTccgaaatgtattttttttctacatCTTAATGGAGATATGACCACAGACGAGGTGCAGAATAGATCTATCAGTTAATGTATTTCTGCATTCCATATCTTGAGGGTCTGAAATCACTTACcattttaatgatattcaCAACATTATCGATTCAGTATAGAATAGGATTACAGCGTTCATAGCGATCGGAATTGGAACtagattttaatatatacgaTAGTATACGATAATATACtgatagtataatataatatacaataataataattgataagtaaaatatatgatcataataatatacgaTACTGATTAAGAACTAGATAAACGTGACATTAAATGGGATTCAAGTGGGACATCTTATCTTAAATCCAGTATAAATTTACAGAAGtccagaaatattaatattaaatggCCATTCTATATCTCAACTATGACAAAACCTCTGTGTCTACAACAacaatctaataaatttttcaattaacaaaACTTCAATCGCGATTGCAGCCAATCGGCTTGTATTATTTGTTAGGTGAAACTGTAGAAACGTTATCTACCCTGCGATTTCGATGCCTTTTGGATATGTTgtagaaatcgatattttgaataactttTTGCTTTATATAAGGGATGAACTcgtttccgagatattcgcTAAAAATCTGCCAGTATCACTAAAATGATTTTTGCCAATAGTTGCGCGTTTGTGGGAACGTATGCGTCAGTATTAGTTGCCGATCATTTATCTTATCTTTCAAAACTATGAATCAACTATTATTCATTTACCATAGACACTTCCATAATGCATCCAATGTGAACAAATTGTAACTGtgaatatctattattaaagtttcaaaaCTACTTTGTATGAATCAAGTTTTGCACACTTTTTTGTCAGCTAAAGATACATTGCAATAGGTAAAAGGCACAATGCGCGAAAAGGTGTGctaaaaatgattaatcactataaattatattggattatgaatataaaacgaaCCAAATGAAGATTCTAACTATTTTGGAGCAGTGACTTCGTATTGTATATCCAATTTTCCACATTTACGACAGGATCTCATCAGTTACGTCCTCTTCTCAATATGACACCACGCAAAATactaaaattccaaatttcaaaCTCACCACTAGAGTGCGGGTGATTCAAAAATGTATCACGTTCTATCAGTACCTGGATACTATTCGGATTTTCTTGAAGATTTcgatattcgtttctttacgTGGAAATACGACAAATCACTCTAACTTGTATTAACATATTGCCATTTTACAAGTCATTTCATTATTAACTATAGTTAGAGTATGATTAAATCGCTTTTTTCTAAATGACGacgatgaaaatatgaaaattttcgtgATCGACCtcaaggaataaaataaacacgAGAATTCTCGTGATCTGCCCGGAATATGCTAATAACCGTGCATACAGAATGATTAAAATCAAGATTCTCATCATTTTGAAGCAGTGACATATCGTTGTATATTGTAGCTCTCTGCGGTTGTTTCAACTTTCTAATATGACACCGCGCGAAAtggagaaatttcaaattttagttTGCACGGCTGCCGCGAAGGCGCAGAGACTCAATTACGTATTATGTTCTATTAGTACCCCGAGACTgcattttctcgaaatttattttcatacaaaactttatgattcattaaaaaattgtttaagatAAATATGTCATTAATAGGACAATTACTTgctacaataatattaattgatttcTCCACAAAGAAGTTCGCAGCCTATGAAAGCCGATACTTATTGCAGCAAccttaacaaaaatattaaatttcattcatctGACGTAATGTCTAAGatcaaattattcaataaaattataaaattcttcgcaAAGTATCGAATAAGAAcatcttctttttattgaataattctttcttggaaaatgtgatataaatataatataacaagaaatataattagtgTCGGGTCCATGTCAGCGGTTATGAATAACTATAATTGatcaatattttcttgtttatcAATAACCACTATCTATGGCGGAAATCGATAGAATCATTCCATTTAGCTATCTCCTGATATCTAActaaaaattcattacatagtatatatttatagctttACTGTTTGCTCTACACTTTTATTGTACAAGAGTTTTCAACAACAGGTTTTAGCTCCGTCCTTTTTCAAGCTACACGCACGagtgcttttctttttctc
It encodes the following:
- the LOC122575271 gene encoding ubiquitin carboxyl-terminal hydrolase 48-like isoform X4, with amino-acid sequence MWFHNEDMRRIIYKWDITEDPEEREAVCQAEKKGVPFHPVTAVGQLQYIFAMMQFGNRRLLDPMNLAIALSLDTRTQQDAQEFSKLLLCHIEGKLQQNSELKQMLQRLTQGKYSYINCCSKCGTEYPTSTTFYELDLQLAATLKEAVEKYLSVEQLTGANQYHCVTCNDKKDARRFIRLESLPETLNIQLMRFVFHRDSGQKRKLNSFIQFPEDLDMSEYVRCPPQTHLYNLVAVLSHKGPSAHSGHYIANICNSNGEWYQFSDDKVEKMQNKRIEDGVSEFSITENSKVVKRGRIPKGFLSSNTAYMLVYKKVTPEKRTCSTKKNKLKKLDGETNSNNNTTAMEKIVVAQEKSDSLNEEKHKCDTMSGVSDINNSEKILKPDMQSKQEMETLKASPKNVAIEQSVNTDSTFDEQNGKHYEFDNKENKLDMDMKKPVVKVVKLDYKRLNGAAHRAMSCGERDFYEEMEFESWEVSTTLRDLVRQENVKHELSLLAIQQEKQKEIEDQNLKRQLVIDVYNIISNIVSWDTYQWIPNDWLSKWLNGHLSVDGVPPIDNSTLMCSHYRLDPLKVNRAKCIPVTAADLLYDKYRGGPRLDENSFCEICVKRRYKLLRFKISLERDHKEVSELVRNFKEPSETSYIVGADSLRSWRRLAMEKFTDDMEQEIEDEDCQDPSGSQEDSKSGTSKESEGLKEPVEGEENEVIIYFNEDLLCEHSSLKTPDSTRKIVPREAWVILRKYFPESKEYSIGAASCSICEEKMENAQKAKKDDKIKAKQQRDELNDLYHGRNRNEILKCEDPEKTFYIVEKGFLDSWRSFIRYAEVFSKTPPVGIRNGFLLCEPHKGFLYSPSINNELYTIITADEWAKLMQFYDVDYPIIIKKINSDFHTQPSLCAACMLVRVEQERLESLKYDRATIYIKCVEDNEDTKSENDLEVAAKRPKMENTRPSRTRRNLKGSHELKVSSEITLKELKLMTMQICGAGPYDQHLMLGEHELTDHSQSLAALGIFPGALLTLKIDTPIENEADVTSDANNPESTFPEKGFKGTELVPS
- the LOC122575271 gene encoding ubiquitin carboxyl-terminal hydrolase 48-like isoform X5, translating into MMMLMILTMRTCCSKCGTEYPTSTTFYELDLQLAATLKEAVEKYLSVEQLTGANQYHCVTCNDKKDARRFIRLESLPETLNIQLMRFVFHRDSGQKRKLNSFIQFPEDLDMSEYVRCPPQTHLYNLVAVLSHKGPSAHSGHYIANICNSNGEWYQFSDDKVEKMQNKRIEDGVSEFSITENSKVVKRGRIPKGFLSSNTAYMLVYKKVTPEKRTCSTKKNKLKKLDGETNSNNNTTAMEKIVVAQEKSDSLNEEKHKCDTMSGVSDINNSEKILKPDMQSKQEMETLKASPKNVAIEQSVNTDSTFDEQNGKHYEFDNKENKLDMDMKKPVVKVVKLDYKRLNGAAHRAMSCGERDFYEEMEFESWEVSTTLRDLVRQENVKHELSLLAIQQEKQKEIEDQNLKRQLVIDVYNIISNIVSWDTYQWIPNDWLSKWLNGHLSVDGVPPIDNSTLMCSHYRLDPLKVNRAKCIPVTAADLLYDKYRGGPRLDENSFCEICVKRRYKLLRFKISLERDHKEVSELVRNFKEPSETSYIVGADSLRSWRRLAMEKFTDDMEQEIEDEDCQDPSGSQEDSKSGTSKESEGLKEPVEGEENEVIIYFNEDLLCEHSSLKTPDSTRKIVPREAWVILRKYFPESKEYSIGAASCSICEEKMENAQKAKKDDKIKAKQQRDELNDLYHGRNRNEILKCEDPEKTFYIVEKGFLDSWRSFIRYAEVFSKTPPVGIRNGFLLCEPHKGFLYSPSINNELYTIITADEWAKLMQFYDVDYPIIIKKINSDFHTQPSLCAACMLVRVEQERLESLKYDRATIYIKCVEDNEDTKSENDLEVAAKRPKMENTRPSRTRRNLKGSHELKVSSEITLKELKLMTMQICGAGPYDQHLMLGEHELTDHSQSLAALGIFPGALLTLKIDTPIENEADVTSDANNPESTFPEKGFKGTELVPS